The window TCTGGATGATGTTTGGAATGACAACTATAATGCATGGGAGGACTTGAAAAATCTTTTTGTTCAAGGAAATGCAGGAAGTACGATCATTGTGACGACACGTAAGAAAAGTGTTGCCAAGACGATGGGTAATGAGCAAATTAGCATGGATACTTTGTCTAGTGATGTCTCTTGGTCTTTATTCAAAAGACATGCATTTGACAACATGGATCCTAAGGAACATCTAGAACATGTAGAAGTTGGGAAAGAAATCGTAGCTAAGTGCAAAGGATTGCCTTTAGCTCTGAAGACGCTTGCTGGCATTTTACGTTCCAAATCAGAGATTGAAGGGTGGAAACGTATTTTGAGAAGTGAAGTATGGGAGCTGCCAGACAATGGCATATTACCAGTATTGATGTTGAGCTACAGCGATCTTCCTGCACATTTAAAGCAATGTTTTTCCTACTGTGCAATATTTCCGAAAGATTATCCATTTCGGAAAAAACAAGTCATTCAGTTGTGGATTGCCAATGGTCTAGTACAGGGGTTGCAAAAATATGAAACAATTGAAGATTTAGGCAACCTATTCTTTCTCGAGTTGCAATCAAGGTCACTTTTCGAAAGGGTCCCAGAGTCTTCTAAAAATAATGCAGAGAAATTCTTAATGCATGACCTTGTCAATGATTTGGCCCAAGTTGCATCTTCAAAACTTTGTGTTAGGTTGGAAGAGTACCAAGAGTCTCATATGTTGAAACGAAGTCGACACATGTCCTATTCAATGGGCTATGGTGACTTTGAAAAGTTGCAACCTCTCTACAAATTGGAGCAGCTCAGGACATTGCTTCCAATCTACAATATCGAGCTATATGGTTCTTCTCTAAGCAAGAGGGTGTTGCTTAACATATTGCCAAGATTAACATCCTTAAGGGCACTATCATTGTCTCGTTATAATATCAAGGAGTTACCAGATGTcttgtttatcaaattaaaacTCCTAAGATTGGTGGACCTTTCTTTGACACAGATAATACAGTTACCGGATTCAATTTGTGTGCTCTATAACTTGGAGATACTTCTCTTGTCATCTTGTGAATTTCTTAAGGAGTTACCGCGGCAGATGGAGAAGTTGATAAACTTGCGTCACCTTGACATTAGCGGCAGTTCTCGCTTGATGATGCCGCTACATTTGACCAAGTTGAAAAGCCTTCATGTGTTATTGGGAGCTAAATTTCTTGTAGGTGATCGAAGTGGTTCAAGAATGGAAGATTTGGGTGAACTATGCAACTTGTATGGAACTCTATCAATTCAACAGTTGGAAAATGTGGCGGATAGAAGGGAAGCTTTGAAAGCAAACATGAGCGGTAAGGAACATATTGAGAAGTTATTATTGGAGTGGAGTGTAAGTATTGCGGACAGTTCACAAAATGAAAGAGACATACTTGGTGAGGTACATCCAAATCCAAACATAAAAGAACTTGAGATCAACGGATATAGAGGGACAAACTTTCCAAATTGGCTAGCTGATTATTCATTTTCTGAGCTGGTGGAATTGTCTCTAAGTAATTGCAAGGACTGTTATTCCTTGCCAGCATTAGGCCAGCTTCCTTCTTTGAAATTCCTTGCAATTCGAGGGATGCATCGAATAATAGAGGTGACTGAAGAATTTTATGGTGGTTCGTCCTCCAAAAAGCCTTTTAACTCTCTTGAAAAGCTTGATTTTGCAGAGATGTTGGCGTGGGAGCAGTGGCATGTACTAGGAAATGGGGAGTTCCCTGTACTTCAACACCTTTCAATTGAAGATTGCCCCAAGTTGATTGGAAAGTTGCCTGAAAATCTTTGTTCTCTGACAAAATTGACAATTTCACATTGTCCGAAACTCAATCTGGAGACACCTGTAAAATTTCCAAGTCTaaaaaagtttgaagttgaaggtTCTCCTAAGGTTGGAGTTCTTTTTGATCATGCGGAACTGTTTTTGTCTCAACTTCAGGGAATGAAACAGATAGTTGAATTATACATCAGTGATTGTCACTCTCTTACCTCCTTGCCTATTAGCAGTCTGCCAAATACCTTGAAAGAAATAAGGATAAAGCGTTGTGAGAAATTGAAATTGGAGTCGTCAATTGGTAAGATGATTTCAAGAGGAAGTAACATGTTTCTTGAAAGTTTGGAACTGGAAGAATGTGATTCTATAGATGATGTATCACCTGAGCTGGTCCCATGTGCACGCTATCTGAGAGTAGAAAGTTGTCAAAGCCTTACTAGACTTTTTATTCCCAATGGGGCTGAAGATCTCAAAATCAATAAATGTGAGAATCTTGAAATGCTTTCGGTGGCTCAGACGACGCCCTTGTGTAACTTGTTTATTAGCAACTGCGAGAAGCTGAAGTCGCTGCCAGAACATATGCAGGAGCTCTTTCCATCTCTTAGAGATCTGTACCTGAAAAATTGTCCAGAAATAGAGTCCTTTCCTGAAGGAGGATTGCCCTTCAATTTAGAAATCCTCGGGATCAGGGATTGCTGTGAACTGGTGAATGGCCGAAAGGAGTGGCATTTACAGGGACTCCCCTCTCTCACATATTTAGACATCTACCATCACGGTTCTGAAAACTGGGATATTATGTGGGAGTTGCCTTGCTCTATTCGAAGTCTTACCATAGACAATTTGAAAACATTTAGCAGCCAAGTTCTCAAAAGCCTCACCTCTCTTGAATCTCTATGTACTTCTAATTTACCTCAAATTCAGTCACTCTTGGAAGAAGGGCTTCCCACATCTCTTTTAAAGCTAACATTATCTGACCATGGTGAGCTCCATTCCCTACCGACCGACGGTCTTCAGCGCCTCATTTCTCTTCAACGTCTACGCATCGATAATTGCCCTAATCTCCAATATGTTCCAGAATCAACGTTTCCCTCTTCCCTCTCTGAGCTACATATTAGTAGCTGTAGTTTTCTCCAATCGCTTCGAGAATCAGCGCTGTCCTCCTCCCTCTCTAATCTTTTCATCTACAGTTGCCCTAATCTCCAATCTCTAATGCTGCCCTCCTCCCTCTTTGAGCTGCATATCATTGATTGCCGTAATCTCCAATCTCTTCCAGAATCAGCGCTGCCCCCCTCCCTCTCTAAGTTAATCATCCTTACATGCCCTAATCTCCAATCTCTTCCAGTAAAAGGGATGCCCTCTTCCATCTCTTTTCTGTCTATTATTGACTGCCCATTGCTCAAACCAAGTCTAGAATTTGAGAAGGGCGAATACTGGCCAAATATTGCTCATATTCCCAACATAGTGATCGATTGTGAATGCCTGTGATGATTAAAACAAATGGTGTTTTGACAGATGTAAGTTATTCTtttttttccaatagtttttatTTGTTGTTACCTCTCTTTGATTGTTTGttaattcttttcctttattaAATCTTGTTGAGCAGCGTGGAGCGTCTGTTGTCATTGTGAAGCCGAGGAAGCATCTTCAAATTGGGGTGAATGGTGATCTGTTGCAACTACAGAAAGCTGCGATAAAACATTGTAAGAGAAAACCACATATAGGTCGTGATTCAAATAATTTACTCCATAAAGATTATAGCATAATATGATATTAATGAACTAGAAATGTCTGTGCATTGCCTTTTCAAATATGAATcaattttttcttgaaaattttagttCATGTATTTCTTGatgtttcaacaacaacaacaacaacccagtataatcccactagtggggtctggggagggtagtgcgtacgcagaccttacccctaccctggggtagagaggctgtttccaatagaccctcggcatccttccctccaagaactccccaccttgctcttggggtgactcgaactcacaacctcttggttgtcGTTTTCCTTTAGCCAGTGAGTTGAGGAATGACCATGTTCACTCTTGAGCTTTGATCTGTCTACTGGGAAGTGTAAAATCCTTTTTTCACTCCTTAAATGCAGAGCTCTATCGTAACTCAAAGATACACGAGGCAGAATGTTTGTTTCCAATctatcaaataaaaaaaaggagtTTGCTTCTTTCTAATTTAAAAAACTTAAAGCATCAGCACCGTATTAAGGTTATTATGTATGATCATCTCCTTGATCAGTTGGTGAAAGAAAGAAATGTACTTCTTTTTTGTGTGTAATTTGCCAGCATTAGTTCTCTTTCATCAGTCTGTGAAAAGGGCTAGTCATTTCTCTTAAGTCCATCCACTGCTCTTAACTGTCAAAACTAGGTCATTATTACACATTTATTAAACTTGATTTGCTCCAAGTAATTCTTTCTCTACTGTGGATTAACAACAATTATTTGTTCTAACAAACTTTTCTTCTTAAAGATTTTCACTTGATTGCACCACTTCCAGATTTATGTTCCAAGATATCATAGCCGATAACAAATGCAATGTTTGATGAATGATAACCATTTTGCGAGGAGTCTCTCTAATGAATCAGTAAGTGTAAGTGAAGAAAAGTACTTCTCTTTTGTGTGGCATTTAACAGTACTACTTCTCTTTTGATATTTTGTCCATAAAACAATGACCTTGTGCTGTTAACTATCAGTGCTGATACTATGTCCTTGTTACGATAGGTCTTGTGGTTTTATTATAGCTGAGGGTGACAAAGTAAGCTCTGTGTATTGTAAAATTAATGCAACTTGATTTGCGCCAAGTCATTCTTTTTTACCTATTCACCTAAGCCTGGAGTCGGTATTAAACTTGTCATCTGGTATTTGATGAGCACGAATATATGTTTTACTCCTACCGATATGCTGATTGGTAGTACAATGCAAAGGTACATCGGCAAGAGCTTAGTCTTTTTTACATTTGTAGTATGTTTCAAGACCATCTTATATAGgcctttttttcactttttgtttTCGTTACTTCTCTTTGCTTGTTTGTTaattcttcttgttttctttttggaAATAGCATTGAGCAGTGTGGAGCACCTATTTCCACTGTGAGGCGATGCATCTTCAGATCGGAGTGAATGTTAGATGATAGAAAGGTGATATGTTGCAACTATAGTAATCCTTATACTTTCTGCGAGACATTGTAAAAGAAACATAGTATAGATAGGAATTGATAATTTGCTCTAGAAGTTGATAGCATAACATAATGCTGATGTACTGCAAATCTTTTACGATTCACATAGGTAAACTAATAGGATTAGAAGGTTAATATATAGAATTCCGGTTGTGCCCTTTTattattataaggttatttttgtaaactgacattgtattcatgcttttataataatatagatagattatGTATGATCATCTGATCTCAACTTAAcaatcttttttctttctttgttaggAGTTTGGTAACAATGTGTAAGCTATTCAATCTCTTGTTATGACTCGTGATTCAAATTTTCCAAATTGACAATTGTTTTTGAGATTGGGTGTTTTTCAGATTTAGATTTTGATTAGCTTCTTGGAATAATAAGGAAGGTGATGTAATCCCAGAATGGCTGCTCTTTTTCCAGTTTCGATAAACTAGATACAATCCTTATTTTTACTCCAGAAAGTTGATAGATTTATGTAATCTTTTACCAAGCACATAAATGTCCACTCTTGAATGCCAAGCTCTAATAGAATCAAAACAATACGCGACAAAAAGTTTGTTTCTTatctatcaaaaataaaaataaaaattgcttcCCAATAATTTAACAACTAAAAGTATCAGCACTGTATAGTTTATTATGTATGAATTATGATTTTCGGATATCAGGTTGTTCATTCCTATACTCCTGTTCTTCGATTTCATTCCTTTGAAGAAGCAAAAGTTCGAGTACAGTTGGAAAGGCAAGGAAACATATCCTACTTGGAATGATTTCAAGGTTAGATAACAAATATATACTGGTAGTAGTTTCCAATTTACTCGTTAGACTTGACAGCATAACATCTCTTATTAGTTCTTTTGTTTCAGTTGATGCATATATTAGCTGTTCAAAATATGATGCAGAATAACTTGGTACTTTATTTTGAGGATTTCCTCCTTTGCTTTTCTACTAGCTCGATTTGGCCGTTGATACATTGTCATTGTTGCAGTTGTTCAATCCTCTGTTCGTTGTTCTCAAACTCCAGTcaattcatggaatcacaaggaAGAGCATGAATGGTCAGAAACACGCAATCTCTATTTCACAATCAAGTACTTTTTTTCCTGTTCCTTTTAAGAACTAGACTACATCAAGCTTGGAAAGCAAAATATATGGATCAAGATCTTCAAACTCTGTTCTTTTTCATCACGTAATGCTTTGTTCATTTTATCCTTGAGTTTCTAACCACCCTGCATTTGATAGGTAGTATTGATGAACTTTCTCATTTTCTGAAATTCTAGAGCATATATAGTTGAATGGATATTAAATTGTCACCTTCCAGCTTCATTTTATCTGTATAGTTATACAAATGTGGGCTGCTGAAATAGTAGCACATTGATTGGCTAAGTGTTCTAACatatccttttcttttgttttcagtTTGGTTTTTATGAGTTGTTGCGAAGGGAAAGTTGTTGAGGTATTTAAGTTACTCTGAGAAAGGACTTTCTATTAGGCCTTTGTGCTCTGGTTACGTTTGGCCAACAGAAAGCAAAAGACGACATAATTATTGGATTTTCCGTATTGAGTAATTTGAACTTCTGGATGCACTGTAAAATGTAAAATGTACAAGAAACAGAGGAGATTCTGAGGAAAGAACATTAAATGTCAATGAAAAGAGAAAGTGAGGTTTCAATAGtgtcttattttctttcctcaaGTTGGCTAGTGAAAGCTGTGCAGACATTCTTTGGAAGTTGGAACTATACTCTGCTTGTCAATAATTCAGCTCCAGATTCAGGACGGATTAAACTGAATTCATTGCGTTCTCAAACTACATATAATTGCCACTGAGCTTTGATATGGCGTTAGAGATTATAGCATGTTACTTCTTGTACGTTCAAACTTTTTTTTACTTGGGCAAATGCCAGGAAACTGGGAAGTGGGGCCTGTAAAGAGAAATGGATcctaaacttttttaaaaaaaaattcaattatttGTAACCATTTGAGATGTACTGTACAACTAGTCAACAATAAAACTTTTGAGTGCTATAGTCAACATTTCCAGCAAAGCTGCAACAAGCTCTGGCGGGTGAGGATCAGTAACTGATGCTACTGCAAGTGCACAGACCTCCTCAACGTTCGGGGTATCGCAACTATGCTGTAGTAGCTGGACTAGTAACTGGTGTTGGTGCTCTCGGTTGGTATCTTCTGTCAAAAGACAAGGCTGAAGAAGTACAGGACTGAAGTATTCGTCCTTCATAGTAACAACTCAAGTAAAACAAAACAAGATCATGTATGAAAACATTTTAGGTCTTCATCTCATGTCCTTTTGATATATATGGTTTCTACTTTCTACCGGCGGCATGTACCATGCCACGTCTATATTAGAGCGTATTTAAAAATTAAGTTTGATCTGCGGCTATTAGGGAAAAAGAACTCGACTTCAATGCTTGTTTTTCACCTTTTGTACCGCCAGGCAGCTCAAGAATATTAGTGGCTTAAAGTCAATTTTTAATCTGGAGCCTTtcagaagaaaaaataaataattcatctatatttttaattgaagtctatttttctagCTTTTTAAGACGTAAAGTTGATAATAGtttctttttataataatttaatcTTTCCTAAGATATTGTTGATTTTAGATAATAGAACCAGATTCAAGAAGTTGATAACTTGATATCGAAATAATTTTTGATGTTCTAATATACTTGTTGAAACACTTAAAACTTGAgaggaaaaaagggaaaaaggaatGCGAATATAGTTTTATTCAACGGTACACTTGAACTCTtgttttttatagaaaaaataaaactcTTTTCTTTCGACAGAGAACAATATAACGTTTAATTGGAGAAAGagaattacccccccccccccaaacccttgTCATGGATATAAAacttttcattatttaaattttgcgATTAACATAATTAGTGAAGtacctatattattattattcaccTTTTACATTTCTCACTAAAAACGTGTAATAAACTTTTAGaatctgttttttttttggtatcttcaaTAGTCCAAGTCTTATTCTTTTATCTTTTACCTATTATAAAATAattcacttttttttattttaaaatacccaATATATTTAGACCATATACCTCTAAAGATTGTTGTGAGATGTATATGATCCAACTTACCTTAATTAGATATATTGGGTTCGAGTCCTGTGCTTAAAGAAATCCTGTTGAAATGTTTTCTCCCTTTTACTAGGCTTACGTGATACGAATCTAAATTAGTCGGGATCTCAATACAAATACGaggagaaaacaaaaagaaaaattttgggCCCCCGAATTTGAGGGCCTAAAGCCTTTGCTTTAGTGGCTTGACCCTTGGGCCGCCCCTGTTTGTACCTTTCATAACCTATTGATATCATGGGAAGAAAGCAGTTCAGTAGACAATAACCATCTATCCATCTATGTTTGCTAATTTGCACACTCTAACCACCTATGCACCGCCATCCGTTCCATATTAGAGTGATGTTTTGCCTCCAATATATTGTTTCTTTCTGCTTGATATTTTCAAGGCACTAACTATCTTAGTTTCACATTTTTAGGACTATGCCAAGGTAGGGTGTGTTGTGCGACGGGTGCGGCAGTGATGAACAAGTAAGAATTACCTCAattaaacaataataacaattcAGTATAATTTCACAAGTGAAATTCAGGACGGATAGTATGTTCGCAGACCTTACCCGTACCCTTGTATAGTAGAGAGGCTGTCTCCCATAAACCCTCTGCCCAGGAAGAATTGCCCATTAAAGTTGATAAAAATTGGACCTTAAGAATGCCATTCAAGTTAGTGATAAATATAATACCAAAATTTACCTATTAAAAATATAATTCGCTATATTCACAGTAGTACAACTTGAGTACAGACAAGAGAAAACAAAAaccatttttctttcaaaaaaaaaaaagaaaaacatagaTGAACTTCTTTGTTTACAGAAGGGGAAGTTTGATTCGTTAAGATTCTCGTAACTTGTTAGATATGGCAAAGAGAGTGCCAATAATAACAATTACAACCCCTGAAATCAAAAGGTTTGATTGTCTTGTTCCTTctacaaataaaacaaaaagttagaggtaaataaatatatcaaaataaaacaaaattctgaGAAAACTAGATTCATTTGTCATAACTTTTCTTCAATAAGAGAAGCTGGTGTTTATAGTGGGAGCTCTTAGGTTCAAATTATTCAGGCAAATACAAAACGAGAGGTAATTTTTACACATGTTCAGATGGACACATAATCTTGGTAGCAAAACTGGTAAAATTAGTCGAGGTGCAGTTGTTTGAACACCACGATTatccaaaaaaaaaggaaataatagAACCCGTGAAATTAGTCGACGTACACGCAAGGTAGCTCGAacgtgtcacgacccattttctgaacaagccaggaccggcactcgatcactaaacatgaccgagtgaaccatctctgcttatcaaatctattataactccaaactttatatgcaacaaggcaatactctaaccaaatgtttttgattaatttaaacatttaaataaatcaactccaaaactttattcatagtaaccaatgaaatactgctaagttattatcaaaaacatctgaatcttaacccaatgactatgtctatgaagcctctactgataagcTGACGCACTGCTTAGGACATGAGATTTCCTAGCCAGTTCTCTAAGTaaaaaagaaataactaaataaagatgactctaaggaatactccacgaacaaaagcagagctcaccaatagcactaaaagagaagaaagtcctaactcgtagcctgctcgcctgcaaatccgattcctacgttgtaccgcagaccaacgtaggttcccaaaagagaacgtcagtaccatccattatACTCAGTGAGTTTCAACAACAGGGGgcgaaactttaataacatatacattatgagcaaaagttctaaatgcatgtaaaacataaagcttataagaataattctaaataattgcataatagcagtttatgaatattctaaaagaaattcttttctttttctttcttataaaaaaatacttcactttatactttgggagttccaactatcctgacttaattctgtctcagtcaccgtgtgatcggcacggattcgatcccaacctgatcgaataggcccaatcgaCGAGGTGTCACTCGCTTCacggttctcagcgctcatgtctcataccttagcatggctaagtaaattctcagcaacgagaccctcggctcgtgtgctccctactttggcacaagtagtttcaggaagtcaacgccttggtcaggaccctagGCCTGGACGATGactcctgtcacacctcctttttccgcccccgcgagggtaaggagttttttccaattaaaggacagtcgaaacgggatttgtttatttatttcagagtcgccacttgggagatttagggtgtcccaagtcaccagtttaatcccgaatcgaggaaaagaatgactccatattacagtccgcgaaccagaaatccggataaggaattctgttaacccgggagaaggtgttaggcattcccgagttccgtggttctagcacggtcgctcaattgtcatatttggcttatttatctgattttaatacaattatgaaccgatgtgcctattttaactctttaccactttattattattattatttttttaaaaaaaattgtgaacatcgtttaaaacatgtctttggattacgtcacatgaaatgcacccgcaatccggaacacatttttattcaatgttttaggatttagatttgggtcgcatgaaatgcgcatccgagtttaagaaggtaaaattaattaaatcgcgcctaaagagtctagcgtatcattattttgggtagggccgtgaaatttgctaaaacggctcctccctaattctaagcgattaaatgtacatttattgagggccccgcaatctatacatttcattaagcgaggctcatctcatttatttggacaaatcttaaaacgactacatttttctataaaaacgagtctctaaaataaagaaagaaaatcctaatttattactagcttttattattttaagaagacatgacatgctaattgcttgattaatacaaatattgatgaaaaaggaatttcactcttaatttcgaaattataaataaaataaaaattcaacaactaatattcaaaataaacaaatatagctagattaaaactcagcattgttatttttaaaaaaaattattgagattaattattcacaatcatttgaaactagatttaaccataattactaaagcttattagaaagtttattagacttaaacgttctcttaatcttgcttaagctcaagtcatgccttaatgcctaatttacgatgtttaatttaaattcgtgtcttagctaaatttagctacttgttcatgatcaacctataatcttgaagccttcataactagtgaattaacatattttgccgaactgatttattacagactaacttatgatattattttcttattccagttattatttagtaattcatgaaatagcttaaatacaatcaacaaaaggaacaaagaaataaaaacgaaattaaaacttcaaattttcattcttcatatgtattcacgcttcatatttcggattacaataaacagcttttcagttgtgtacctgatattggaagcaaaagaaaatgaatatgagaatcagcaacagcagtaaaatcagtacaacacagcaacaatagcccagcaacagtaacaacccagtaacagaccggtggagtagtaatccaaaaaaaaacaaaagcttccagcttttatgaaacaacaattaattctgatttcaaacaacaaaagaaaacagaatattttttttagtttttttttatatttgaaagcttaaatatttttcggaattttctatctcttaaatgttcagcccttttctctctcttattttcagatttgtttctctctcccgtttttttcCTGTCTGTGTATTTCTCTTGTCCTCTCTTtttattctgatttcaagacttcttataacacatcccataaatcttttaatcaattaaaatcaacccattttctctaccaaacccattatcttcccactcatccccattatattaaataaatatatcacatcaccccattatattttgtcccccatgcataacataaaataatgcaagattcccctttaaattaaatcttgtcccccctttatattaaacaactatatcacaacccaccccatttcattttgtcccccatgcttcaaataaacaatttcaaaatgtacaattcctaaactaccccctccgaccttactgaaattaccaaactacccctgaacgtactacaaatttaccaaactacccatcagctataacacatcaattaatcaaacttaaccaaaatatagacaatatgatcaatttctaacaatgttcaaacaacaatatgaacacgga is drawn from Nicotiana tabacum cultivar K326 chromosome 22, ASM71507v2, whole genome shotgun sequence and contains these coding sequences:
- the LOC107776211 gene encoding putative disease resistance RPP13-like protein 1, translating into MEIGLAVGGAFLSSALNVLFDRLAPQGELLKMFQRDKHDVRLLKKLRITLLGLQAVLCDAENKKASNQYVSQWLIELQDAVDSAENLMEEINYEVLRVKVEGQYQNLGETSNQQVSDLNLCLSDEFFLNIKEKLEDAIETLEELEKQIGRLDLTKYLDSDKQETRRLSTSVVDDSNIFGRQNEIEELVGRLLSVAVNGKNLTVIPIVGMAGIGKTTLAKAVYNDEKVKYHFDLKAWFCVSEPYDAFRITKGLLQEIGSFDLKMDNNLNQLQVKLKESLKGKKFLIVLDDVWNDNYNAWEDLKNLFVQGNAGSTIIVTTRKKSVAKTMGNEQISMDTLSSDVSWSLFKRHAFDNMDPKEHLEHVEVGKEIVAKCKGLPLALKTLAGILRSKSEIEGWKRILRSEVWELPDNGILPVLMLSYSDLPAHLKQCFSYCAIFPKDYPFRKKQVIQLWIANGLVQGLQKYETIEDLGNLFFLELQSRSLFERVPESSKNNAEKFLMHDLVNDLAQVASSKLCVRLEEYQESHMLKRSRHMSYSMGYGDFEKLQPLYKLEQLRTLLPIYNIELYGSSLSKRVLLNILPRLTSLRALSLSRYNIKELPDVLFIKLKLLRLVDLSLTQIIQLPDSICVLYNLEILLLSSCEFLKELPRQMEKLINLRHLDISGSSRLMMPLHLTKLKSLHVLLGAKFLVGDRSGSRMEDLGELCNLYGTLSIQQLENVADRREALKANMSGKEHIEKLLLEWSVSIADSSQNERDILGEVHPNPNIKELEINGYRGTNFPNWLADYSFSELVELSLSNCKDCYSLPALGQLPSLKFLAIRGMHRIIEVTEEFYGGSSSKKPFNSLEKLDFAEMLAWEQWHVLGNGEFPVLQHLSIEDCPKLIGKLPENLCSLTKLTISHCPKLNLETPVKFPSLKKFEVEGSPKVGVLFDHAELFLSQLQGMKQIVELYISDCHSLTSLPISSLPNTLKEIRIKRCEKLKLESSIGKMISRGSNMFLESLELEECDSIDDVSPELVPCARYLRVESCQSLTRLFIPNGAEDLKINKCENLEMLSVAQTTPLCNLFISNCEKLKSLPEHMQELFPSLRDLYLKNCPEIESFPEGGLPFNLEILGIRDCCELVNGRKEWHLQGLPSLTYLDIYHHGSENWDIMWELPCSIRSLTIDNLKTFSSQVLKSLTSLESLCTSNLPQIQSLLEEGLPTSLLKLTLSDHGELHSLPTDGLQRLISLQRLRIDNCPNLQYVPESTFPSSLSELHISSCSFLQSLRESALSSSLSNLFIYSCPNLQSLMLPSSLFELHIIDCRNLQSLPESALPPSLSKLIILTCPNLQSLPVKGMPSSISFLSIIDCPLLKPSLEFEKGEYWPNIAHIPNIVIDCECL